CGGGGCGCGGATCGGGGCGGTGTCGGGTTCCAACCCGGAGCGGTACGCGAAGGCCGCGGCGGAGGCCTCGCTGAAGCAATCCGGCGCGGCGGGTGTGTTTATAACCGACGTGCAGGTGACCGGCGAGGGGCCGGGCGGCGTGGTTTCGGTGACGGTCACGTGGAGGACGGAGACGATTCTGGCCGGGGTGTGCCAATTCTTCGGAGAAGGCTGCCCGGCGGCGTTCGAGGGCGAGGCGCGCGCCGTGTGGCGCCGGGAGGGATATCTGCCATGAGGATGCGATCGCGCGGCGCGGCGATGGCGCTCTATGCGGCGTTCATCGGCCTGGTGGGCGTGCCCCTGCTGGCGGCGACGGTCGACGTCACCCGGGTGTGGCTGAAGAAGGCGGAGCTCTCGAACGCGC
This window of the Anaerolineales bacterium genome carries:
- a CDS encoding pilus assembly protein — translated: MLTDKRAGMMAEAAISIPAVLMILVFGVSVSRAGYAAMAARNAANYGARIGAVSGSNPERYAKAAAEASLKQSGAAGVFITDVQVTGEGPGGVVSVTVTWRTETILAGVCQFFGEGCPAAFEGEARAVWRREGYLP